One Williamsia phyllosphaerae DNA segment encodes these proteins:
- a CDS encoding CgeB family protein: MKILFVGDDWVGSNARSLADGFRQAGHDVVVIDSSPITLPRRLSPSWTFAKATTRRAPWTTERLHTDIEQAAATFRPDMLFCYKTIHLDQPRLLSVPAALRVHYSADDMSNPYNTTPGYLEHESRWDAVVTTKRHNVAEMTARGARHVTFVLSAYDPAWHHPCATRTPRRYLVGFIGARRPDRVDLLHTLAQKHGRDMYLAGPGWRRDTALVKSSAAVAGPSYGQDLSVAIAPVCANLVLLNSDNRDTHTCRTFEVPAAGGLFVGERTDEHNELLTEGTEALLFDSPAELDEILMRCAGHPDEVAAIAARGHRRITDGAHRYVDRARAMVADVH; encoded by the coding sequence GTGAAGATCTTGTTCGTGGGCGACGACTGGGTCGGCAGCAATGCGCGCTCGCTCGCCGACGGTTTCCGCCAGGCGGGCCACGACGTGGTGGTGATCGATTCGAGTCCGATCACCCTGCCGCGTCGGCTGTCGCCCTCGTGGACCTTCGCCAAGGCGACCACACGCAGGGCCCCGTGGACGACCGAACGGCTGCACACCGACATCGAACAGGCCGCGGCGACCTTTCGTCCGGACATGTTGTTCTGCTACAAGACGATTCATCTCGATCAGCCGAGATTGCTGAGCGTTCCGGCCGCCCTGCGGGTGCACTACAGCGCCGACGACATGTCCAACCCGTACAACACCACCCCCGGATACCTCGAACACGAGTCCCGGTGGGACGCAGTGGTGACCACCAAGCGTCACAACGTGGCCGAGATGACCGCGCGCGGTGCACGACACGTCACCTTTGTGCTCAGCGCCTACGATCCGGCCTGGCATCATCCGTGTGCGACGAGGACACCCAGGCGCTACCTGGTCGGTTTCATCGGGGCTCGTCGCCCCGACCGCGTGGACCTGCTGCACACCCTCGCTCAGAAACACGGCAGGGACATGTATCTGGCGGGTCCCGGATGGCGCCGCGACACCGCCCTGGTGAAGAGCTCGGCCGCGGTCGCCGGCCCCAGCTATGGCCAGGACCTGTCTGTCGCCATCGCACCCGTGTGCGCCAATCTGGTGCTCCTCAACTCCGACAACCGCGACACCCACACGTGTCGGACCTTCGAGGTACCCGCGGCCGGTGGGCTCTTCGTGGGCGAACGCACCGATGAGCACAACGAACTGCTCACCGAGGGCACCGAAGCGCTCCTGTTCGACTCGCCTGCCGAACTCGACGAGATCTTGATGCGCTGCGCCGGCCACCCCGACGAGGTCGCGGCGATCGCCGCGCGGGGGCACCGCCGAATCACCGATGGAGCCCACCGGTACGTCGACCGTGCACGAGCGATGGTGGCCGATGTCCACTGA
- a CDS encoding Wzz/FepE/Etk N-terminal domain-containing protein — protein sequence MNDRIDLVGAFRRRWRVVVVAMLLGVIAGAAYSMTLGHEYVSTSRLYVSVQALSGASGDPLQNSQAAQQRLVSYASLATSTAVTDAVSQQMEMPASDLAGRITVSYPPGTVLLDIAASSTSPESAQQLTAAVDDALQRLVARIETPAGGGSPAATLSVVDPPTSGAVTGTSAGTIVGAGLVGGLVIGLMVLYARERFDHTVRTTDDLVAAVGIDVVDTAVTEREAGKATRSVHTGADNPLAIRSLRSQLQRGSTDRLVVLVTGVGAATGPVADQLARSFVDSAVDTILVRAHLPLDDATAQNMTPGLAEVLAGSAELTDAIVHTPGSYDVLPAGHLTDDAANLLSSDRCDEVIDRLAAERGCVVIDASQLVGSPETAAIARVSAAVVVVVGLETMTVDELRSQLSPLTEMSHGGEQQPRLIAITSRTPRSRRLGSLRGVVGAATGTVRGRTTRVTSERTAATDLGTDSYPVVAAPMESVNSADFAHTPSTATITSDEPVETTEPVETAESVTTAEPVETTESVELDESDHTSPTEGGGSSASATRRIGTGSSYRAPGAPVRRTFPRQVHAGTTPADQKRGTGMRQRWRGL from the coding sequence ATGAACGACCGCATCGATCTCGTGGGCGCCTTCCGCCGCCGCTGGCGGGTAGTCGTCGTGGCAATGCTGCTCGGCGTGATCGCCGGAGCCGCGTACTCGATGACCTTGGGTCACGAGTACGTGTCGACCAGCCGTCTGTACGTGTCCGTGCAGGCGCTCAGCGGGGCGAGCGGCGATCCGCTGCAGAACTCACAGGCCGCGCAGCAACGACTGGTCTCCTACGCATCGCTCGCCACCAGCACCGCGGTGACCGACGCCGTCAGCCAACAGATGGAGATGCCGGCCTCCGACCTGGCCGGACGGATCACGGTCAGCTACCCGCCGGGAACTGTGCTGCTCGACATCGCTGCCAGCTCCACGTCGCCGGAGTCGGCGCAGCAGCTCACGGCTGCGGTGGACGACGCCCTGCAGCGTCTGGTCGCACGGATCGAGACGCCCGCCGGCGGTGGATCACCGGCGGCGACCTTGAGCGTGGTCGACCCGCCGACATCGGGTGCGGTCACCGGCACCTCGGCCGGCACCATCGTCGGCGCCGGGCTGGTCGGCGGACTGGTGATCGGGCTGATGGTCCTCTATGCGCGGGAGCGTTTCGACCACACCGTCCGCACCACCGACGACCTGGTCGCGGCCGTGGGGATCGACGTTGTCGATACAGCGGTCACGGAGCGAGAGGCCGGCAAAGCCACGCGTTCAGTGCACACGGGCGCCGACAACCCGTTGGCCATCCGTTCGCTGCGTTCTCAACTGCAACGCGGATCGACCGACCGCCTCGTGGTGCTCGTCACCGGGGTCGGTGCCGCGACCGGTCCCGTCGCCGACCAGCTCGCCCGATCGTTCGTCGACTCCGCGGTGGACACGATCCTCGTGCGCGCTCACCTGCCGCTCGATGACGCCACGGCACAGAACATGACGCCCGGACTGGCCGAGGTGCTCGCCGGCTCGGCGGAGCTGACCGACGCCATCGTGCACACCCCCGGTTCCTATGACGTGCTCCCGGCCGGGCATCTCACCGACGACGCAGCCAATCTCCTCTCCTCGGACCGATGCGACGAGGTCATCGATCGACTCGCCGCCGAGCGCGGATGTGTCGTGATCGATGCCTCGCAGCTTGTCGGGAGTCCTGAGACCGCCGCGATCGCGCGTGTCAGTGCAGCGGTGGTCGTGGTGGTCGGACTCGAGACCATGACCGTGGACGAGTTGCGTTCACAACTCAGCCCGCTCACCGAGATGTCCCATGGCGGCGAACAGCAACCGAGGCTCATCGCGATCACCTCGCGGACACCGAGATCGCGCAGACTCGGTTCGCTCCGCGGTGTGGTCGGAGCAGCGACCGGCACCGTTCGCGGGCGCACCACACGGGTCACGTCAGAACGGACCGCGGCCACGGATCTCGGAACCGACAGCTACCCCGTAGTGGCTGCACCCATGGAATCCGTGAACTCGGCTGATTTCGCGCACACGCCGTCGACGGCGACGATCACATCAGACGAGCCGGTGGAGACAACCGAGCCCGTCGAAACAGCGGAGTCCGTCACAACAGCTGAGCCCGTCGAGACAACCGAATCCGTCGAACTCGATGAGTCCGACCACACCAGTCCGACCGAGGGTGGCGGCTCCTCGGCCTCGGCGACTCGCCGAATCGGGACCGGTTCGTCCTACCGTGCACCGGGAGCACCCGTTCGCCGGACCTTCCCCAGGCAGGTACATGCCGGGACGACTCCCGCGGACCAGAAAAGGGGTACCGGTATGCGACAACGTTGGAGAGGATTGTGA
- a CDS encoding lipopolysaccharide biosynthesis protein, which yields MSEHATKPPSRKVFDRIAIVRDIAYVIFGKYGQYLITFITLPLIARLLGTEGVGLLAIGMSAFFVGSLALDMGITTFLAARVRDADVNQVRGNYLAVRLAILSVLALILVASLAFNGHPHLQMIALGLFAGGVSSMGDDWVLMGQSRFGILVIYTSIGRILYLILIVSVLPIYRDATVAIVCLMASSIPQLLLTWRLTTRELGRPERPRNTGEILRLGAPVFTSRMLENTYEQGSAVVFSAALSAHSLGLFSASDRPTQAASSMLDAIGFGLLPRLAGRRNEGDFWRRGVQALAITFVISLCAAIALCLIAPWAVPLVFGDAFTSAVPLLQVEAFVLPGTAVASFVTTAILPVCRDTRGVLYGSAIGTGVILVALGLAFTNGSVWNLVWGILIAETTVATFYLFRMAHIARREDHEPPEAVKTLVGEQL from the coding sequence ATGTCTGAGCACGCAACGAAGCCGCCATCTCGAAAGGTGTTCGACCGCATCGCGATCGTCCGCGACATCGCCTACGTGATATTCGGGAAATACGGTCAGTACCTGATCACCTTCATCACGCTTCCGTTGATCGCCCGCCTGCTCGGGACCGAGGGCGTCGGACTCCTCGCCATCGGCATGTCGGCGTTCTTCGTCGGATCCCTGGCCCTGGACATGGGCATCACCACCTTCCTCGCCGCACGGGTCCGCGACGCCGATGTCAACCAGGTACGCGGCAACTACCTCGCCGTGAGGTTGGCGATTCTCTCGGTGTTGGCACTGATCCTGGTGGCCAGTCTGGCGTTCAACGGGCACCCGCACCTGCAGATGATCGCCCTCGGGCTCTTCGCGGGCGGGGTCTCCTCGATGGGCGACGACTGGGTTCTGATGGGTCAGAGCCGATTCGGCATCCTGGTGATCTACACATCCATCGGTCGGATCCTCTATCTGATCCTCATCGTCAGCGTGCTGCCGATCTATCGAGACGCGACGGTGGCGATCGTCTGCCTGATGGCGTCGTCGATACCGCAGCTCCTGTTGACGTGGCGGTTGACCACCCGAGAACTCGGTCGCCCCGAGCGTCCGCGCAACACCGGTGAGATCCTGCGCCTGGGCGCGCCCGTGTTCACCTCGCGGATGCTGGAGAACACCTACGAGCAGGGCAGTGCCGTGGTTTTCTCCGCCGCACTCTCGGCGCACTCGTTGGGGTTGTTCTCGGCGAGTGACCGACCCACCCAGGCGGCGTCGTCGATGCTCGACGCCATCGGCTTCGGGTTGCTGCCGCGACTCGCCGGTCGACGCAACGAGGGCGATTTCTGGCGCCGCGGGGTGCAGGCCCTGGCGATCACCTTCGTCATCTCGCTGTGTGCCGCGATCGCCCTGTGCCTGATCGCACCATGGGCTGTTCCCCTCGTCTTCGGAGACGCGTTCACCTCGGCCGTCCCACTCCTGCAGGTCGAAGCATTCGTTCTTCCCGGCACCGCCGTGGCCTCCTTCGTCACGACGGCGATCCTGCCGGTGTGTCGGGACACCCGGGGCGTCCTGTACGGATCCGCCATCGGTACGGGTGTCATCCTTGTCGCACTGGGTCTCGCGTTCACCAACGGTTCGGTCTGGAATCTCGTGTGGGGCATCCTGATCGCCGAGACCACCGTCGCGACGTTCTACCTGTTCCGGATGGCCCATATCGCCCGTCGCGAAGACCACGAGCCGCCGGAAGCCGTGAAGACCCTGGTGGGTGAGCAGCTGTGA